In the Bacteroidales bacterium genome, CAATGATAAGAAGTTTAGTGAGTATTTAAAAACATACTTAAAAAATCACACTAATTATGACATGATAATTGACTAATATGAAAAAAAACATCATTTACATCATGTTATTTATTGCTATCATTTCATGTTGCAATGATAAAGTAGGTAGGCGAAACTATGAAAATCTTCAAAGAGTTAAAATAGGAATGTCAAAAGACAGCGTTTTGATTGTAATGGGAGAGCCATATTGTATTTCTCAAGGAAATAAATTTTTAACTTTTCCAAAAGAGTATATAGTGTTTTCGTATTCAAATGTTTATTTATCTGCCGATGATTTTCATATTGTGTTTGATACAACAGGAAATGTTAATGCAATTGTTTCGTGCCATTAAAGTCCTAAAGGATGGTGTTTAAAACAAATA is a window encoding:
- a CDS encoding outer membrane protein assembly factor BamE, translating into MKKNIIYIMLFIAIISCCNDKVGRRNYENLQRVKIGMSKDSVLIVMGEPYCISQGNKFLTFPKEYIVFSYSNVYLSADDFHIVFDTTGNVNAIVSCH